Genomic segment of Candidatus Flexicrinis affinis:
TTGGTATCGGTGATGCCGTTTTTGTTCGGAACGCTCGGCGGGATCTATCTGGTTGGTGCGGTCGTGCTGGGCATCGGGCTGGTGTACATGTCGGTTCGCTTGATCCGGCTGAAGGACAAGGCCATCGCACGTGCGACGTACAAGTACAGCACGTCGTATCTCGCCTTCCTGTTTCTGTTGATGATTGTCGACCGCATCCTGCTTTAGCGCGTGCGGCGTCGGTCCCGAACACCGGGCCGTCGAAGGTCAGGACATCCCGAATGAGTAACCAAACGACTCGCAAGACATCGGTCTGGCCGGTAGTGGTCGCTGGCCTGTTTCTAGTCGGCTTTGCCGCGCTGTTCGTCAGCGAACTGCTGCAGTTGAGCGGCGGAGAATCTGGCTTGCCACCTGCCGACGAAACGCTCTCTTCGCAGACGTATCAGGAAGTCGTGGATGCACTGCTGGTCGACGCCGATGCCGAACGCGGGGAATCGCTTGTGCAGCGTTACGGCTGCGTGGCCTGTCATACGGGTGCAGGTGCGGATAACCGGCTGGCGCCGTATTGGACGGGCCTCGCCGACCGCGCAGCGGAGCGCCACCCGCCGCTATCCGCCGAAGCCTACCTCTATGAGTCGATCGTGTACCCCCGCGCGGTCGACATCGAAGGGTATACTGGCAACATGCCGTTGATCTATGGAAGTCAAATTCCCGAAGACGATCTCGGCAGCATCATTGCTTATTTGCTGACGTTTCGGGGCGATTCGGATTGAATCTTGACGCGCTGACCCTCTCGGCGCTGCTAGACGAATTGATGGATGTCATCGTCGGTGGACGAATTCAGGATGCCATCGACGTCAACGACGATTCGGTCGGCCTCGAGATCTACGCGGACCATCGGCGTCACTACCTGTACCTCAGCGCCGACCCGCAAACGCCGCGCGTGCATCTCGTCACGGACAAGCTGCGCCGTGGCCGATCTACGCCGACTCAACTTGGTTTGCTGCTGCGGCGCTATGTCGAGGGCGGGATGCTCACCCACATCCATCAACCGCCGTGGGAGCGCGTGCTGCACTTCGAAATCCTCGGCCCTGAAGGCGAATGCACGTTGATCATCGAGCCGATGGAGCGGCGGGCGAACCTGCTTCTCGTTCAAGACGGCACTATCCGCGATTGTCTGCGCCGCGTGGGATCGTCCGAGAACCGCATGCGTGTGAGCCTGCCCGGAAAGCCCTACGTCGAACCCCCGCCACAGGTTGGCAAGTTCGACCTGTTCGACATCGACGTAGAACAGATCGCCGACCTGTTCGCTGGAAATACCGACGCCAAGCTCAAAGCGTCGCAACTGCTGTCCCGGCGCGTGTTGGGCGTATCGCCGCTGCTGGCCCGCGAGATTGTGTTTACCGCGCATGGCGACACCGATATCCTCGCGCAGCACGTCGAAGCGGATGCTCTGTTCGAGGCGTTGAGCGCCTTGACTGCACCGCTGAAGGCGCGTGAGTGGCAGCCCGGCATCGCACATGACGAACGCGGTGTTACGGCGTTCACCGTGTATCCGCTAACCCACGTGGACGGCTGGGAGCGGGTCGATACCGTCAGCGAGGCACTGTCAACGTATTACGGCGCGCCGGTTGGACCGGAGGCTTACACGGCGGCCAAATCGCCGATCCGCACGATCATTGAGGAGGCAACGGCCCGGTTGTCGGCAAAGCTCGCGTCGCTGAACGAGTCGATGACCGACGATAGCGAGCGTGAGCTGCTCAAGCTGTCGGGCGAGCTGGTGCTGGCCTATCAGTATGCGATTCAGCCGGGACAAACCGAACTGAAGGCCGAGTATGAAGTTGGCAAGCCACCGTTAGCGATCAAGCTCAACCCCGATTTGACGCCGGTCGAGAATGCTCAGGCGTACTTCGCACGTTACAACAAGGCCAAGCGCGCCCTTGAAGACGTCCCCGGCCTGATCGCCGATACCGAAGCGGCGCTTCAGCACCTTGCCCAACTGCAGACCGATCTCGATCTCGCGTCCAACTGGCCGGAGATCGACGAGGTGCAGTCGGCGTTGATGGGGGCGGGATTCGCGCGGCGGGGCACGCTGAAGCGGCTCGGCGGCGGGACCAGCAGCGGTCCGCTGCGGTTGGTCACGCGCGACGGGTTTGTCATCTGGGTGGGACGCAACAGCCGCCAAAACGACCTTGTGACGTTCGGCAAAGGCAGCCCGGAGGATTTGTGGCTGCATGTGCGCGGCGTACCGGGCGCGCACGTCGTGATCAAGATGGACGGCCGCGCGATCCCCGACGACGTTACCACCGTTGCCGCGTCGATTGCCGCGCATTACAGCGCCAAACGCGGTGAGGCGAAGGCGCCGGTGGATGTCACGCGTGTGAAGTACGTCAAGAAGATCAAGGGCGCGGCGGCGGGAATGGTGACGTATCGCAACGAGACCACGCTGACGGTCGACGCGCAGTCCGAAAAGTCGTTCGAAAAGGAGCTGATGTTGTGAGCAAGCACGGTTTGAACAGCGACGCCCTGCGGATAAAGCCCGGCCATTCGGTCAAGCTCAGCCAGATCGACCCGCAGGGAGATGCCAGCCTCAACAAAGACAAGACGAAGTCGGTTACTGAGTCGCTTGAAGACGAGCTTTATGAACTGCAGTCGCGGCTCTATGCCGAGGGAAGGCAATCCCTATTGGTTGTCTTGCAGGCGATGGACGCGGGCGGCAAAGACGGGACAATCAAAGCCGTGTTTCGCGGCCTAAACCCGCAAGGCGTCGTCGTCACTCCGTTCAAAGTGCCGACGCCGATCGAACTCGCGCATGACTTTCTATGGCGCGTGCATCAGCGCGTGCCGGCCAAAGGGCAGATCGGCATCTTCAACCGGAGCCACTACGAGGACGTGCTGGTCGTCCGGGTGAACCAGCTGGTCCCCGAGAAAGTGTGGCGCGCCCGCTACAACCAGATCAACGAGTTCGAGCAGCTGCTTACCGAGTCCGGCACGCGTGTCATCAAGTTCTTCCTGCACATCAGCAAGGATGAACAG
This window contains:
- a CDS encoding cytochrome c; the encoded protein is MSNQTTRKTSVWPVVVAGLFLVGFAALFVSELLQLSGGESGLPPADETLSSQTYQEVVDALLVDADAERGESLVQRYGCVACHTGAGADNRLAPYWTGLADRAAERHPPLSAEAYLYESIVYPRAVDIEGYTGNMPLIYGSQIPEDDLGSIIAYLLTFRGDSD
- a CDS encoding polyphosphate kinase 2 family protein — encoded protein: MSKHGLNSDALRIKPGHSVKLSQIDPQGDASLNKDKTKSVTESLEDELYELQSRLYAEGRQSLLVVLQAMDAGGKDGTIKAVFRGLNPQGVVVTPFKVPTPIELAHDFLWRVHQRVPAKGQIGIFNRSHYEDVLVVRVNQLVPEKVWRARYNQINEFEQLLTESGTRVIKFFLHISKDEQKERLVDRLSSPDEQWKFSTGDLPVRERWDDYMKAYEDVFEQCSTDRAPWYVIPANRKWQRNYFVTRILIETLKDMNPQYPDPEPGLDKVVIPD
- a CDS encoding NFACT family protein, with the translated sequence MNLDALTLSALLDELMDVIVGGRIQDAIDVNDDSVGLEIYADHRRHYLYLSADPQTPRVHLVTDKLRRGRSTPTQLGLLLRRYVEGGMLTHIHQPPWERVLHFEILGPEGECTLIIEPMERRANLLLVQDGTIRDCLRRVGSSENRMRVSLPGKPYVEPPPQVGKFDLFDIDVEQIADLFAGNTDAKLKASQLLSRRVLGVSPLLAREIVFTAHGDTDILAQHVEADALFEALSALTAPLKAREWQPGIAHDERGVTAFTVYPLTHVDGWERVDTVSEALSTYYGAPVGPEAYTAAKSPIRTIIEEATARLSAKLASLNESMTDDSERELLKLSGELVLAYQYAIQPGQTELKAEYEVGKPPLAIKLNPDLTPVENAQAYFARYNKAKRALEDVPGLIADTEAALQHLAQLQTDLDLASNWPEIDEVQSALMGAGFARRGTLKRLGGGTSSGPLRLVTRDGFVIWVGRNSRQNDLVTFGKGSPEDLWLHVRGVPGAHVVIKMDGRAIPDDVTTVAASIAAHYSAKRGEAKAPVDVTRVKYVKKIKGAAAGMVTYRNETTLTVDAQSEKSFEKELML